The stretch of DNA agatggtggacaggccttggtgagtcaggaagtgagttactagccacagaattcctagcctctgacctgctcttatagccacagtatttataaggctggtccagttaagtttctggtcaatggttactccaggatgttgatagtgggggattcagtgatggtaatgccattgaatgtcaaggggcaatggttagatttgctcttgttggagatggtcattgcatggcacttgtgtggcccgaatgttacttgcaacttatcaGCCCAACCCCGGGTTGTGCCCAGATTTTGCtgcaactgcttcagtatctgaggaatcctgaatggtattgaacattgtgcaatcatcagcaaacatccccacttctgaccgtatgatggagggaaaggcATTGATGATGCACCTGAAGATGGTTtgacctaggacattaccctaaggaactcctgcactaatgtcctggagttgagattattggcctgcaacaaccacagccttcttcctttgtgctaggtatgactccatccagtggataggttttcccctgattcctattgaattcagttttgctagggcttcttgctgccacgctcagtcaaatggtgtcttgatgtcacactttgctgatgatcaagagtaaactatttgggtgataattggctggattggatttgtttaCGGACATGATATGCTTGGACAGTTTTCCATCTTGTTGGCTACATACCAATGTTGTAGTTGGAACAGTTTGgttaggggcatggctagttctgaaaCATAAGtgttcagtactactgctgggatgttgtcaaATCCCATAGCTTTTGccctatccagtaccttcagttaTTGCTTATATCATgtagaatgaatcgaattggctgagacTGGCATCTGTTATGCTGGAGACCTTGGGAGGTGACTGAgacggatcatccactcagcacctctggcagaaaatggttgcaaatgcttcatccaTGTCTtgttcactgatgtgctgggctcccctatcattgtttatggggatatttgtggagactcctcctctggttagttgtttgattgtccaccatgattcacgactggatgtggcagggctgcagtgcttagatctgatccattggttgtgggatcacttaactctgtctatctcatgttgcttctgctggttggcatacaagtagtcttgtgttgtagcttcaccaggttgacacctcattttcatgtatgtctggtgctgctcttgaATTGCAGTCCTAAACTCCTCATTGaattagggttgatcccctggcttgatggtaatggtagagtgagagatatgttgggccataaggttacagattgtggttgaatacaattctgctgctactgatggcccacagtgcttcatggatggccacttttgagttgctggatctgttctggatctatcccatttaggacagcaacagtgccacaaaacacaatgGATAGCATCGTCAGTTTGTCAATGCGTTcttgtttccacaaggactgtgcagtggtcaatcCTATTAATACtcttatggacagatgcatctgcaacaggtagattggtgaggatgaggccaagtaagtttttcccttgtgttggttccctcaccatttgCCACAGGTCCAGTCTGGCTTCAGAGCTTGGTTAGTAGTGGTGGTCACTGTTGATGAAGTCCCCTagccagagtacattctttgCCCTTGTGACCCTCAGTAGTTCTTCCAAGTGGTAgtcaacatggagcagcactaactcatcagctgagggagggtggtagatgGTAATGAGCAAGAAGTTTTCTtgtctgatgccatgagacttcatggggtctggagtcaatgttgaggacaccTCCtgcccaactgtataccactgtcctgtcccaacagcaggacagacctagggatggtgatggaagtgtccaggatattgtctgtatggtatgattccatgagcatGGCTATGacaattgcttgactagtctgtggggtggctctcccaattttggcacaagtccccagatgatAGCAAGGAGGGTTTTGCAGGGTTGGCTGGGCAAGGTGTGCTGTTGTGATTTctgatgcctaggttgatgccgggtggtctgtttTATTCTTAATTGGTTTTGCTGCAGTGGTATGGTAAAACTGACCATTTCAGAggagttaagtgtcaaccacattataTAGCTCTGGAATCCCATGTAGACCAactcaggtaaggacaacagttTTCCTtccttaattgggcattaatgaaccagatgggtttttgtgacaatctgatagtttcatagtcaccattactgagattacttttaatttgatttatggattgattgaatttaaattcctccagctacCATtttggatttgaacctatgttccagaccattagcctgggtccctggatttctagaccagtaacattaccaccatCCACCTTcccatatccttcctaaagtgtggtgcccagaattactcatagtactccaggtgtggtctgaccagatATAGCTGAAGTATGACTTCTGTCACTTATTCTCATCATCTAGGTACAAAGCTCAGCATCCCATTcagctttttgattattttcttgtGTCTTTAAGTCACTTTGGACCTcaactgtttctagctttttgcCAGCACTCCACGTTGTACCTTTTTTGGTCCAAAGTGGCTGACCTCATATTTAGAAAATAGAGTGAAATACTTAAGTTAGTTAAAGGAGTAGCGTTTGCATATGCTGAAATTATTCTTTTAAAAACAATATTCCTTTTCTAGGTTTCCCTGTGGTCCTTGACGGTCACTCTAATAATCCTCTTCATCCTCACTGGCACCTTGTTGGGACCTGAGCTATTAGCCACCATCCCAGCTTCTGTGTACATTGTGGCTCTGTTGATGCCGCTCGCAGGATATGTTGCTGGTTATGGTCTGGGTACTCTCTTCAAATTGCCTTCTAACTGCAAAAGGACAGTTTCTTTGGAGACTGGATGTCAAAACGTCCAACTCTGCACAGCCATCCTGAAATTAGCCTTCCCTCCCCAGATAATTGGCGGTATCTACATGTTCCCGCTACTCTACGCCTTATTCCAAGCTACAGAAGCTGCCCTTTTTGTTTTAGCATATAAAATCCATAGAAGAGACGTGTTACACAAGAAGCCGGCAGACCAGGATGATGACACGGACGTTTCATACAAGAAGCTTAAGGAGGAAGAGATTACTGACCCAGCCTATGGAGCTATGAACACGAGTGACCAGCACGCTATTATAATGGAACCTACTACTAACAATATGTAAACGTGAAAGCTGATTGCAACAAAATGTGAATCGTAATAAGCTAACAGAAGATTCACGATTAACAGCAGCTGTCCACTAAACCCTTTAATGGGGTAATTGATCGTTAGTCTTGGCATTTTCACGTGCTCTGTGCGATCCAGCTTTCGGGGAATTAGTATAATTGATTCAAAATTAATGAAATTTAACGTGTAGTTTGAGTAAAAATGTCAACTATTTTGTAATCTGTTAGGTGCAATGTAAATTATTGATAAGCTTTAACATGTCAACAAATGATCCTCCAGAACACAGCTGTGTATCAATATACTTTATCTGGTAATCCAAAACTTGTTGGTGTTCCATGAATAACTTTAAGGAAGCATATTCTATGTTCATTTGCAATTTTTCTAAACTAGCAGAGACCCATAAAATATTTGAATTTTCTCTAGAATTAGCATAGTCACAAGATGCTGTATTTTCCAGAGCCGCTTTTATTCTAATTGCCATGTTTTGTTCGCTCATTACTAATAAAAGTTGCCCAAAAGCCATGAGTGGAGCTTGTTAAATGAATTGATTTAACCAGTGGGACTTTGCAATTGACTGGTTGGGTGGACTATTTAAATAAAGCAGTGGGTATAGTGTCTTAGCCTGAGACTATGGCTACTTTAGGTGAAGATGCGTTTGATTATATTTATTCACCATATAATCCCTATTCTTACCAATACATAAGCAGCCGGCCAAAAGGTTCCACTTGGAGACAAAGGAATTACTTGAGCAACTATGGTGACCCTGGCGAATATTTTGACAACTATCAACGAGCTCAGCTCAAAGCGATATTATCCCAAGTGAACCCAAACCTAACACCAAGAGTGAGAAAAGCAAACACGAAAGATGTTGGAGTTCAGGTTAATCCCAGGACCGATGCGTCTGTGCAATGTTCATTAGGTCCCAGGACACTGATGATGATGACTATGAGGCGGAGGGGAGTAGTCAAGCGCCGGCCTTCACAGAACCAAATACAGGGGAGTCCGGTTAGCATGCCCAAAAATGTTCGGTTCCGGAGGACCATGGCTATCTATTCTCCTGTTATATCACCCAATCTAAATACCTTCCTGTATAAAGAAGAGCCGCGGGATGCCGGCAAACCAGATTCCAAAGAAGCACAAGAGGAACCTCAGCAGGAAGATAAGGTATCTGAAGTGGTGAAAGAGGAGAAAGCTACAAAGGAGGAAACGGCATCTGAGCAAGTTAAGGAATTTGAAGAGAGAGGAACTGCAACCGTGGATGGTCCAAGTGGCACAATTACCGAACAGCCTGAAGATACAACGAAAGATGAGGAAAAGCTAGACACCGGAACCGCGGTCACCAAAACAACCCAAAGCGAGAAACGCTTAAGATTTCAGGTGAGAAGTTATTTTTGCCTCAACTCGAATCCCTTTCGTGTTCAGTTTTAAATTAGTGATAAAACACcctgttggaaatactcaggtctggcagcatctggaaaGAAAGGGTTAATGTTGCGATTCGAACAAGACTCTTAATCAGTAGTGAATTAGTGTTATCGATTTCATTGTCGTCTAAACTACTAGAACATTGAGGTAAGATTGCAGTTTGCGACAATTATACCCGAGTGAATGTTGAAGCATAATGGAATTCCTACACTGTCACTAATGGTCTTTACAGTTCCTACAACAGTTTGTATTTAAAATAGGACTTGAGCATGTTAAAGACACTAAGGTGCTTGGAGCCTTACCCCAGgccacatatggagatattaggacatTAATAATTTTTCTGCCTTGGTGTAAAAGCATGTGAAATTATCCTTTTTAATTATTGTAAATCTCTGACACGCATGATACTGTAGTCTCTAAAGCAACTCCAAATAGTTTCTCATGGGGAGCGCACCGTTTTCTGTACGAATTCACCCACTTGACTATCCAGAAAAGTGCGTATTTTGCAGTTTGGCCAGTAGCGTAAGGTTTTTATTCCAATTAACACCGCCCAACCATTTAGATCCTCTGTTAAAAGCTCCAGTATTAAGATTGGCTGCCCGGCTCCAATAACCTTCAAATCCACCGCTAATTGTTACTTTGAGCAACCTTAATCCGCTCAactttcttcccctccctctttgccaATGATCACACTTGCCATTACAAAATCTGGAACATTTCTGCGTAACTTTGGCGGGAGATGGGGAGCAGTTTGAACCTTTTGGCTTGGCACAAGTAGCACCAGAACACTTGTGGCATAAAACTTGGTACATGGTGCTGACTCGTGATATTCGCCATCATTTGAAGTCAACATTAGTTGCAGTGAAAATGATCAATTCCATGCAAATCTGGGTGAATTGCAGCTCCACCCTGACTCAAAGTTTTTTGGAATTGCAAATAGGTTTGGACGCTGTTAGTAATGAGTATTTTTGATCAGGTACACTGCCTTGCAATTTTCTACCAGTTATTTGGATTGCTGATAACGAGTCCTAAACACTTTCATTTTAGTTTCTAGAGCAGAAATATGGATACTTCCATTGCAAAGACTGTAACGCTCGCTGGGAGAGTGCTTACGTTTGGTGTGTACAAGGCACTAACAAGGTAAgtgtaaaagttttttttttgtatgtAATCTCCTTGAACATTGTTTACATCCTGAATCTCCTTGACCGACAGGTCTACTTTAAGCAGTTTTGCAGGACCTGTGAGAAGGCCTACAACCCTTACCGGGTCGAGGACATCACCTGTCAAGTAAGTAGCGCAGGAAGCACACAGCCTGTGTAGACGTTTACTGAGGAGTATCCAGCATCCGTACAGTGAGACTTTTTTTTCCTGCCCATCAGACCTGCAAACAGACAAGATGTACATGTCCTATCAAAATGCGCCAC from Carcharodon carcharias isolate sCarCar2 chromosome 1, sCarCar2.pri, whole genome shotgun sequence encodes:
- the slc10a4 gene encoding sodium/bile acid cotransporter 4; this encodes MLGLGCTVEANHLGYHLRRPVGVLLAAISQFVIMPLVAFLLALVFSLSEVAAIAVLLCGCCPGGNLSNIMCLLVNGDMNLSIIMTISSTLLALLLMPLCLWIYSRAWINTPVVQLMPFGAITLTLCCTLIPIGLGVFIRYRSNRAADFLLKVSLWSLTVTLIILFILTGTLLGPELLATIPASVYIVALLMPLAGYVAGYGLGTLFKLPSNCKRTVSLETGCQNVQLCTAILKLAFPPQIIGGIYMFPLLYALFQATEAALFVLAYKIHRRDVLHKKPADQDDDTDVSYKKLKEEEITDPAYGAMNTSDQHAIIMEPTTNNM
- the zar1 gene encoding zygote arrest protein 1, which produces MATLGEDAFDYIYSPYNPYSYQYISSRPKGSTWRQRNYLSNYGDPGEYFDNYQRAQLKAILSQVNPNLTPRVRKANTKDVGVQVNPRTDASVQCSLGPRTLMMMTMRRRGVVKRRPSQNQIQGSPVSMPKNVRFRRTMAIYSPVISPNLNTFLYKEEPRDAGKPDSKEAQEEPQQEDKVSEVVKEEKATKEETASEQVKEFEERGTATVDGPSGTITEQPEDTTKDEEKLDTGTAVTKTTQSEKRLRFQFLEQKYGYFHCKDCNARWESAYVWCVQGTNKVYFKQFCRTCEKAYNPYRVEDITCQTCKQTRCTCPIKMRHVDPKRPHRQDLCGRCKGKRLSCDSTFSFKYII